Part of the Actinomycetota bacterium genome, CCTTCCCGGCGGAGCTCGTCCACCGCCTCGCGCATGGTGCCCAGGAGAGAACCCATGGATACCAGCACCAGGTCGGCGCCCTCCAGGTCGTATGTCTCTATGAGTCCGCCGTGATGGCGCCTGAAGGCCCGGGCGTAGTCATCGGCCACCCGCTGGATGACCGAGCGGGCCTCCATCATGTCCATGTGCACGTGGTAGCGGGTCTCCATGTAGGCGTCGGGCCCCACCATGGCCCCCATGGTGAAGGGGTCGTCGGGATCCAGGCGGTAGGCGGGTTTGTAGGGCGGCAGGAAGCGGTCCACTTCCTCCTGCTCCGGGATATCCACGGGTTCCATGGTGTGGGTAAGCACGTAACCGTCCATGCATACCATTACCGGTATCATCAGCTCCTCGGCGATGCGGAAGGCCTGGATATGGGTGTCCACCGCTTCCTGGTTGTCCTCCACGTAGAGCTGTATCCAGCCGGAATCGCGGATGGACACGGAGTCCTGCTGGTCGTTCCAGATGTTTATGGGGGCGGAGACGGCACGGTTGGCGCAGGTCATGACCACCGGCAGGCGCAGGCCGGCGATATTGAAGATGACCTCGGTCATCAGCAGCAGGCCCTGGGAGCTGGTGGCCGTGTAGGCACGCCCGCCGACGGCGCTTCCCCCCAGGACGATGGAGGCGGCGCCGAACTCGCTCTCGGCGAGGACGAATCCCGCGTCCAGGCGGCCATCGGCCACCATGCGGGAGAGTTCCTCCACGATGTGGGTCTGGGGGGTTATAGGGTAGGCGCAGACCAGGTGGGGGCGACACAGGCGCACCGCCTCGGCCACGGCCTTCGAACCCTCAAGAATGGCCCGCAAGGCTACCTCCCATCATTTACCAACTAAGGTCACGGTATTCCCGCATACATCCTCAGTCAAATCGAGGCACTGCGACTTTTCATGCGCCCTTTTTCATTCCTGGCCTGAACTTCCCGCCTTCCCCGGATCGAGGAACCTCGGCCCGGAATCCCTAGCTCCTCGTTGCTCAAGGTTCCTCGCACCCCGTCTCCAGCACCATGTCGATGTCGTTCACCGGACACTCGTGGGCGCAGATTCCGCACCCCTTGCAGTAGTCCAGGTTGACGTCGAACTTCTTCTTGTCCAGCTGGTAGACGGTGCCTTCCGGGCATCCCAGGAAGCACCGCTGGCAGCCTATGCAGTCCTGCTGCTTGTAGACCGGATGCTTGCCCCTCCAGGCCTTGGTCTTGTTCTCTAGGCTGGAGCCGGGCTTGACCCTCCTGCCCACGAACACGCGCATCAGCCGCACTCCCCTATCTGTTTACAAGCCTTGAGGGTGGCCAGGGCCTCCTTCTCCCCCAGCTCCCCGGGGAAGCGGAACTTTATGGCCTCGGTGACCGCCTCCAGCCTCACCAGGCCGGTGGCGCAGGCGAAGGCCCCCACCATGACCACGTTGATAATGGGGCGACCGATTACCTCCAGGGCCACCTTGAGGGCGGGTACCGTGTACACCTTGAAGCCCTCCCCTATGGGAAGCTCGTCCCCGGGGCGGGTGGTGTTCACCAGAACCGTTCCCCCTGGTTTCAGCCCCTCCAGGACGTCGGCGTTATAGATCAACCCCGCGTCCTGGACGATGAGGTAATCCGGGGCGTATACCTGTTGCCGGACCCGGATGGGGCGGTCGGCGATGCGCACGAAAGCCACCACCGGCGCCCCCTGCCGCTCCGCCCCGAAGAAGGGGAAGGCCTGGGCGTACTTGCCGTCGGCGAAGGCCGCCTCGGCCAGGAGCTCCGCCGCAGTGACGTTGCCCATGCCTCCCCGCCCGTGAATGCGTATCTCCTTCATCCTCTCCCCCGTCTTTATGTCCATAGGATTCCCCTGGGTGAGCGGGATTAAACGGTATCCCGCCCATATCACCAGGACACCCAGGTCTATACCGGACACACCCGTACTTCCAATCCCGCGGCAGCGGAAAGGTATTCCCGATCCCCAATGGAAACCAGGTCCAGCAACGAAACCCCGCACGGTGCGCTTTCCCGGGTTTTGCCCGTGGAGACATCGGGGGAGGCGGACCTGGGCCAACCCGGCGGAAACCACGGGGGCGGCAACGGGGAATGGCTGGGAGCAGGGAAGAAGATACTCCCTGGCAGGTGTATAATAATCATGTAATGTGAGCCGGGAGGCAAAGTCGGGGGGCAAAACCACCAAAACTCCGGAGGTGGGTTTTGTTTCCTTCCAGGCTCCTGATAGCCCTGGTCATTCCCCTCGCCATCCTGGGGCTGGGCATCTGGTTCACCGCCTCCGCAGAGATAAACCGGGGCAGCGTCCGCGTGGCGGGAGTCCTGGTGGGCCAGCCCGACGTGGAGCTCACGGTTCAAGAATGCTACCTTAGCGAGGGAGGGAACGGGAGGGTTCTCACGGTTTCCATGGAAGCCCACAACCGGGGTAATTCAGACGTAAACATGGACCCCCGCTCCTTCCACCTGGTTCTAACCCAGGTCGAGGACCCCCTCGGAAACAGGTTCCCGCCGAGAACCTTCACCCCGATGCGTTGCCAGTCCTCCTGCAACCGGGCTCCGAACAGCCTCGCCCTCATCCCTGCGGATGCCCGGCGTTCATATACCCTGACCTTCTGGGCCAACAACCTTCCCCGGGGGGAGGAATGGAACGAATACTACCTGAGCCTGGAGTACTACGACCCATCCTCCGCCCTCCTCCTGAGCAAGCTCCTGAGACCCGAAGAGAGATAAAGGGGTCAGGTCTTGAATTTTGGATTCGGGGTTAACCCCTTACCCTTTCCCGGCTGCATGACCGGTGGTCCCTCATCCCGATATACCCCCTAGGGTATCAAAATTCAAGGCCTGACCCCGTGCCAGTCCTGGAGGGGTTTTACGTCCATGCCCCGTTCCAGCAGCGACTCCATCCCGTGTAAAGCAGCTCGCGCAGCGCTCATGGTGGTGATCAAAGGGATGTTGTAGAGCACGGCGTAGCTGCGGATGGACCACTGGTCGGAGCGCGGCCTCTTTCCCGAGGGGGTGTTGATGATCAGCTGTATCTGGCGGTTCTTCATATAGTCCACCACGTGGGGACGTCCTTCGTGCATCTTGTTGACTACCTCCACAGGGATGCCGTTGCGGCGGAGCACCTCTGCCGTCCCCCTGGTGGCCAGGATATTGAAGCCCAGCTCGTGGAGGCGATGGGAGATGTGCACGATGTCGCGCTTGTCCGCGTCCTTGACGCTCACGAAGATGTTGCCCGACTTCGGCAGGAGGGAGCCGGCGGCGATCTGGCTCTTGGCGTAGGCCATCCCCAGGTCGCGGTCGATGCCCATCACCTCCCCGGTGGAGCGCATCTCCGGCCCCAGGATGGTGTCCACGCCGAAGAAGCGGTTGAAGGGGAGCACGGCCTCCTTGACCGCGATGTGCTCGATCTCCACCTCCCGGGTAATGCCCAGTTCCCGCAAGGTCTTTCCGATCATCAGCTTGGTGGCGATCTTGGCCCAGGGGACCCCGGTGGCCTTGGACACGTAGGGGACGGTGCGCGAGGCGCGGGGGTTGACCTCCAGCACGTAGAGCTTGTCGTCCTTCACCGCGTACTGCACGTTCATGAGCCCCACCACCTGCAGCTCACGGGCCAGGGCGTAGGTAGCCTCCTTTATCTCTTGGACCATGGCCTCCCCCAGGCTGAAGGGCGGGATGGCACAGGCGGAGTCCCCGGAGTGGATGCCCGCCTCCTCGATGTGCTCCATGACCCCGGCCACCACCACGTCCCGGCCGTCGGCCACGGCGTCCACGTCGATCTCCACCGCCTCCTCCAGGAACTTGTCGATGAGCACGGGGTGGTCCGGGGAGACGTCCGCCGCCTCCCGCATGAACTCCTCCAGCTCCCGGTCGTCATAGACGATCTCCATGCCCCGGCCCCCCAGGACGTAGGAGGGACGCACCACCACCGGGTAACCGATGCGGTGGGCCACCTCCAGGGCCTCCCCGAAGGACATGGCGGTCCCGTTCTCCGGCTGGCGCAGCCCCAGCTTGTGCAGGAGGGCCTTGAAGCGGTCCCGGTCCTCGGCGCGGTCGATGGAGTCGGGGCTGGTCCCGATAATGGGGGCGTTCTCGCGCATGAGGGGCACGGCCAGGTTGAGGGGGGTCTGGCCGCCGAACTGGACGATGATCCCCTGCGGCCTCTCCCGCTCCATGATCTCCAGCACGTCCTCCAGGGTGAGGGGCTCGAAGTAGAGGCGGTCGGAGGTGTCGTAGTCCGTGGACACCGTCTCCGGGTTGTTGTTGACCATGATGGACTCGTAGCCCTCCTCGCGCAAGGCGAAGGAGGCATGGACGCAGCAGTAGTCGAACTCGATGCCCTGCCCAATGCGGTTGGGACCCCCACCCAGGATCATCACCTTGGGCCTCCCGGAACCGGCGTGGGGACCGGCCAGGGGCTCCTCCTCCTTCTCGTAGGTGGAATAGTAATAGGGGGTGTAGGCCTCGAACTCCGCGGCGCAGGTGTCCACCAGCTTGTACACGGGACGGATGCCCGCGGAGCGTCGCCTGTTACGCACCTCCCCCTCCTCACAGTCCAGGAGGAAGGAGAGCTGCACGTCGGAGAAGCCCATCGACTTGGCCCGGAAAAGGTCCTCGTCGGTGAGGTCCGCCAGGCGGCGGCCGCGCAGGCGGTCCTCCTCCTCCACGATCTCCCTGATGTTCTCCAGGAACCAAGGGTCGATGCCGGAGAGCTCGTACATCTCCCTGGTAGACATTCCCAGCTGGAACCCGTAGCGCAGGTAGTAGAGGCGCTCAGCGTTGGGGGTGGAGAGCTTTTCCCGCACCACGGCCAGGGCCTCCTCCCGCTCCTCGGGGGTGTTCAGCTCGCGGGGCCGCATGAGCTCCTTGCGGTCGCTGCCCAGACCAAAGCGCCCGATCTCCAGGGAACGGATTCCCTTCTGCAGGGCCTCCTTGAAGGTGCGCCCGATGGCCATCACCTCCCCCACCGACTTCATGGAGATGCCCAGGGTGGGATCGGCGCCAGGGAACTTCTCGAAGGTGAAGCGGGGTATTTTCACCACGCAATAGTCGATGGTGGGCTCGAAGGAGGCCGGGGTCTCCCGGGTGATGTCGTTGGGAATTTCATCCAGGGTATAGCCCACGGCCAGCTTGGCGGCGATCTTGGCGATGGGGAAGCCGGTGGCCTTGGAGGCCAGGGCGCTGGAGCGGGAGACGCGGGGGTTCATCTCGATGACCACCATGCGCCCGTTCTCCGGGTTCACCGCGAACTGGATGTTGGACCCTCCCGTTTCCACCCCGATCTCCCGGATGATGGCGATGGCCGCGTCCCGCATGAGCTGGTACTCCCGGTCGGTGAGGGTTTGAGCGGGAGCCACGGTGATGGAGTCCCCGGTGTGAATGCCCATGGGGTCGAAGTTCTCGATGGAGCAGATGATGACCACGTTGTCCTTGAGGTCGCGCATGACTTCCAGCTCGTACTCCTTCCACCCCATCACTGACTCCTCGATGAGGACCTCGCTGATCATGGAGGCGTCCAGCCCGGCGGAGGCCACCCGCTCGAACTCCTCGGCGTTGAAGGCCACGCCCCCGCCGGTTCCTCCCAGGGTGAAGGCGGGACGGATGATGAGGGGGAAGCCCAGCTCCTCGGCCACCGCCCGCGCCTCCTCCATGGTATGGGCTAGCCCGGAGCGGGGCAGGTCCAGCCCAATGGAGGCCATGGCCTGGCGGAAGAGGTCCCGGTCCTCCGCCTTGCGGATGGCCTCGTAATTGGCCCCGATCATCTCCACCCCGAACTCCTCGAGCACCCCCATCTCCGCCACCTTGACCGCCGTGTTCAGGCCCGTCTGGCCACCCAGGGTGGGGAGGAGGGCATCGGGACGCTCCTTCTCGATGATGCGGGCCACCACCTCCGGGGTTATGGGCTCGATATAGGTGCGGTCCGCCATCTCGGGATCGGTCATGATGGTGGCCGGGTTGGAGTTCACCAGCACCACCTGGAAGCCCTCCTCCTTGAGGGCCTTGCAGGCCTGGGTCCCCGAGTAGTCGA contains:
- a CDS encoding transketolase C-terminal domain-containing protein — its product is MRAILEGSKAVAEAVRLCRPHLVCAYPITPQTHIVEELSRMVADGRLDAGFVLAESEFGAASIVLGGSAVGGRAYTATSSQGLLLMTEVIFNIAGLRLPVVMTCANRAVSAPINIWNDQQDSVSIRDSGWIQLYVEDNQEAVDTHIQAFRIAEELMIPVMVCMDGYVLTHTMEPVDIPEQEEVDRFLPPYKPAYRLDPDDPFTMGAMVGPDAYMETRYHVHMDMMEARSVIQRVADDYARAFRRHHGGLIETYDLEGADLVLVSMGSLLGTMREAVDELRREGLKVGILKVRCFRPFPKEAIHDALKGIGVVGVIEKDISLGLEGTLCSEIRAAFCGEESPEISSFIMGLGGRDITVEEIKQVARDLFTNPACRVEFRGLKEELLRGDEGR
- a CDS encoding 4Fe-4S binding protein, producing the protein MRVFVGRRVKPGSSLENKTKAWRGKHPVYKQQDCIGCQRCFLGCPEGTVYQLDKKKFDVNLDYCKGCGICAHECPVNDIDMVLETGCEEP
- a CDS encoding pyruvate ferredoxin oxidoreductase subunit gamma; the protein is MKEIRIHGRGGMGNVTAAELLAEAAFADGKYAQAFPFFGAERQGAPVVAFVRIADRPIRVRQQVYAPDYLIVQDAGLIYNADVLEGLKPGGTVLVNTTRPGDELPIGEGFKVYTVPALKVALEVIGRPIINVVMVGAFACATGLVRLEAVTEAIKFRFPGELGEKEALATLKACKQIGECG
- the carB gene encoding carbamoyl-phosphate synthase large subunit, with translation MPRRTDIHKILIIGSGPIIISQACEFDYSGTQACKALKEEGFQVVLVNSNPATIMTDPEMADRTYIEPITPEVVARIIEKERPDALLPTLGGQTGLNTAVKVAEMGVLEEFGVEMIGANYEAIRKAEDRDLFRQAMASIGLDLPRSGLAHTMEEARAVAEELGFPLIIRPAFTLGGTGGGVAFNAEEFERVASAGLDASMISEVLIEESVMGWKEYELEVMRDLKDNVVIICSIENFDPMGIHTGDSITVAPAQTLTDREYQLMRDAAIAIIREIGVETGGSNIQFAVNPENGRMVVIEMNPRVSRSSALASKATGFPIAKIAAKLAVGYTLDEIPNDITRETPASFEPTIDYCVVKIPRFTFEKFPGADPTLGISMKSVGEVMAIGRTFKEALQKGIRSLEIGRFGLGSDRKELMRPRELNTPEEREEALAVVREKLSTPNAERLYYLRYGFQLGMSTREMYELSGIDPWFLENIREIVEEEDRLRGRRLADLTDEDLFRAKSMGFSDVQLSFLLDCEEGEVRNRRRSAGIRPVYKLVDTCAAEFEAYTPYYYSTYEKEEEPLAGPHAGSGRPKVMILGGGPNRIGQGIEFDYCCVHASFALREEGYESIMVNNNPETVSTDYDTSDRLYFEPLTLEDVLEIMERERPQGIIVQFGGQTPLNLAVPLMRENAPIIGTSPDSIDRAEDRDRFKALLHKLGLRQPENGTAMSFGEALEVAHRIGYPVVVRPSYVLGGRGMEIVYDDRELEEFMREAADVSPDHPVLIDKFLEEAVEIDVDAVADGRDVVVAGVMEHIEEAGIHSGDSACAIPPFSLGEAMVQEIKEATYALARELQVVGLMNVQYAVKDDKLYVLEVNPRASRTVPYVSKATGVPWAKIATKLMIGKTLRELGITREVEIEHIAVKEAVLPFNRFFGVDTILGPEMRSTGEVMGIDRDLGMAYAKSQIAAGSLLPKSGNIFVSVKDADKRDIVHISHRLHELGFNILATRGTAEVLRRNGIPVEVVNKMHEGRPHVVDYMKNRQIQLIINTPSGKRPRSDQWSIRSYAVLYNIPLITTMSAARAALHGMESLLERGMDVKPLQDWHGVRP